One part of the Arabidopsis thaliana chromosome 1 sequence genome encodes these proteins:
- the SWEET1 gene encoding Nodulin MtN3 family protein (Nodulin MtN3 family protein; INVOLVED IN: biological_process unknown; LOCATED IN: endomembrane system, integral to membrane, membrane; EXPRESSED IN: 24 plant structures; EXPRESSED DURING: 14 growth stages; CONTAINS InterPro DOMAIN/s: MtN3/saliva-related transmembrane protein, conserved region (InterPro:IPR018169), RAG1-activating protein 1 homologue (InterPro:IPR018179), RAG1-activating protein-1-related (InterPro:IPR004316); BEST Arabidopsis thaliana protein match is: Nodulin MtN3 family protein (TAIR:AT5G53190.1); Has 988 Blast hits to 930 proteins in 114 species: Archae - 0; Bacteria - 0; Metazoa - 221; Fungi - 0; Plants - 643; Viruses - 0; Other Eukaryotes - 124 (source: NCBI BLink).), which translates to MNIAHTIFGVFGNATALFLFLAPSITFKRIIKNKSTEQFSGIPYPMTLLNCLLSAWYGLPFVSKDNTLVSTINGTGAVIETVYVLIFLFYAPKKEKIKIFGIFSCVLAVFATVALVSLFALQGNGRKLFCGLAATVFSIIMYASPLSIMRLVVKTKSVEFMPFFLSLFVFLCGTSWFVYGLIGRDPFVAIPNGFGCALGTLQLILYFIYCGNKGEKSADAQKDEKSVEMKDDEKKQNVVNGKQDLQV; encoded by the exons ATGAACATCGCTCACACTATCTTCGGCGTTTTCG GAAATGCAactgctctgtttcttttcttggcTCCTTC GATAACATTCAAGAGaatcatcaagaacaaatcCACTGAACAATTCTCTGGTATCCCTTATCCAATGACTCTCCTCAACTGTCTCCTCTCTgcttg gTATGGACTTCCCTTTGTGTCAAAAGACAACACACTTGTGAGCACAATCAATGGCACAGGAGCAGTGATCGAAACAGTCTACGTgttaatctttcttttctacgcaccaaagaaggagaaaattaAGATCTTTGGTATCTTCTCTTGCGTTTTGGCTGTATTCGCAACAGTAGCTCTCGTCTCTCTCTTTGCTCTTCAAGGAAACGGTAGAAAACTCTTTTGTGGTCTCGCAGCTACTGTTTTCTCCATCATCATGTACGCTTCTCCACTCTCCATCATG AGATTGGTGGTAAAGACGAAGAGTGTAGAGTTTATGCCATTCTTTTTGTCACTCTTTGTCTTCCTCTGTGGTACTTCGTGGTTCGTCTATGGTCTAATCGGTCGTGACCCTTTTGTTGCA ATCCCAAATGGGTTTGGATGTGCATTAGGGACACTGCAATTGATACTATACTTCATCTACTGTGGAAACAAAGGAGAGAAATCTGCAGATGCTCAGAAAGATGAGAAGTCAGTGGAGAtgaaagatgatgagaagaagcagaatgtGGTTAATGGAAAGCAAGACCTTCAAGTTTAA
- a CDS encoding uncharacterized protein (BEST Arabidopsis thaliana protein match is: CLPC homologue 1 (TAIR:AT5G50920.1); Has 326 Blast hits to 324 proteins in 95 species: Archae - 0; Bacteria - 130; Metazoa - 0; Fungi - 0; Plants - 67; Viruses - 0; Other Eukaryotes - 129 (source: NCBI BLink).): MLSDERCLAAQSLANYGANASNMRTEAGLLRGEVKALCVEIFHLQAKKKSRSCGAVDTQHTLLLRTSGLTKRCGMNKRYVRSTSFVFISAHF; encoded by the exons ATGCTTAGCGATGAAAGATGTTTAGCTGCTCAGTCTCTGGCCAATTATGGTGCAAACGCTAGCAACATGCGGACcgag GCTGGTTTGCTTCGTGGCGAGGTAAAGGCTCTATGCGTGGAGATATTTCATCTTCaggccaaaaagaaaagcagatCATGTGGAGCTGTTGACACTCAACACACATTGTTGTTGCGAACAAGTGGACTTACAAAGAGATGTGGGATGAATAAACGCTATGTACGTAGCACATCTTTCGTTTTCATAAGTGCACATTTCTAG
- the SWEET1 gene encoding Nodulin MtN3 family protein: MNIAHTIFGVFGNATALFLFLAPSITFKRIIKNKSTEQFSGIPYPMTLLNCLLSAWYGLPFVSKDNTLVSTINGTGAVIETVYVLIFLFYAPKKEKIKIFGIFSCVLAVFATVALVSLFALQGNGRKLFCGLAATVFSIIMYASPLSIMRLVVKTKSVEFMPFFLSLFVFLCGTSWFVYGLIGRDPFVAVSYNFSFLCCFLW, translated from the exons ATGAACATCGCTCACACTATCTTCGGCGTTTTCG GAAATGCAactgctctgtttcttttcttggcTCCTTC GATAACATTCAAGAGaatcatcaagaacaaatcCACTGAACAATTCTCTGGTATCCCTTATCCAATGACTCTCCTCAACTGTCTCCTCTCTgcttg gTATGGACTTCCCTTTGTGTCAAAAGACAACACACTTGTGAGCACAATCAATGGCACAGGAGCAGTGATCGAAACAGTCTACGTgttaatctttcttttctacgcaccaaagaaggagaaaattaAGATCTTTGGTATCTTCTCTTGCGTTTTGGCTGTATTCGCAACAGTAGCTCTCGTCTCTCTCTTTGCTCTTCAAGGAAACGGTAGAAAACTCTTTTGTGGTCTCGCAGCTACTGTTTTCTCCATCATCATGTACGCTTCTCCACTCTCCATCATG AGATTGGTGGTAAAGACGAAGAGTGTAGAGTTTATGCCATTCTTTTTGTCACTCTTTGTCTTCCTCTGTGGTACTTCGTGGTTCGTCTATGGTCTAATCGGTCGTGACCCTTTTGTTGCAGTAAGTTACAATTTCTCCttcttgtgttgttttctttggtaa